The following coding sequences are from one Streptococcus sp. NPS 308 window:
- the srtB gene encoding class B sortase, whose product MKTSTSHKTIKVILSLFLAFFCLFTADRVLASDYDHYNPIEKDASSTGFETLQHLNKDVCGWISLDGTKVDYPLLQSQDNVKYLDRNAFGDYTVSGSIFLDYRFNPNFTDFNTIIYGHSMASGAMFGEIQKFADQDFFEKHRYGSIYYNGRECGLEIFGILEVDAYDTEIYRTLSSNDEEHQAYYQYLLSKAKYKRDVSLTSTDKIVLLSTCFLNITNGRHILLAKITDTPAKAAQDKSGEAVGTRYFDHGIPSHWIYILAFLLLIIVILLLVVIILIMRRDRKTKEQKK is encoded by the coding sequence ATGAAAACAAGTACGAGTCACAAAACCATAAAGGTCATTCTATCCCTTTTTCTAGCTTTTTTCTGTCTTTTTACAGCTGATAGAGTTCTTGCGAGTGACTACGATCATTATAATCCCATTGAAAAGGATGCCAGCAGTACGGGCTTTGAAACCCTGCAGCACCTCAACAAGGATGTTTGTGGTTGGATTAGCCTTGATGGGACAAAGGTAGACTATCCCCTCTTGCAGAGTCAGGACAATGTCAAATACCTTGACCGCAATGCTTTTGGCGATTATACTGTGTCAGGTTCTATATTCCTAGACTATCGTTTTAATCCCAACTTTACTGACTTTAACACCATCATTTATGGTCACTCCATGGCTTCTGGTGCTATGTTTGGGGAGATTCAAAAATTTGCGGATCAAGATTTTTTTGAAAAGCATCGCTATGGCTCTATCTACTACAATGGTCGTGAATGTGGTCTGGAGATTTTTGGGATTTTAGAAGTAGATGCCTATGACACGGAGATTTACCGAACTTTGAGTTCCAACGATGAGGAACACCAGGCCTACTATCAATATCTGCTAAGTAAAGCCAAGTACAAGCGAGATGTCTCCTTGACCTCAACGGACAAGATTGTTTTGTTAAGCACCTGTTTCCTTAACATTACCAACGGAAGACATATCCTCTTAGCTAAAATAACGGATACGCCAGCAAAAGCAGCTCAAGATAAAAGTGGAGAAGCTGTAGGAACACGGTATTTCGATCACGGAATTCCCAGTCATTGGATTTATATCCTTGCCTTTCTCCTCCTGATTATCGTTATTTTACTCCTTGTCGTTATCATCCTAATCATGAGACGAGATAGAAAAACAAAAGAACAAAAGAAATAG